In Pseudonocardia sp. DSM 110487, the sequence CTTCCCGCCGAGGCTGGCGAGGTCCTGGGCGCTGGTGCGTTGCCCGGCGTCTCCGACCGTGGCGTACAGCATCCCGTCCGGGCCGAACGCGAGCCTGCCTCCGTCGTGGTAGCTGGCGGCCGGCAGGCCTTCGAGGATCGTTTCCGGTGCCCCGAGGGCGAACGACCCCGGTGCGCCCGACAGGGCGAAGCGTTGGATCCGGTTGCCGTCGGGTCCGGTCGAATACGCGTAGAGGCGCTGCTGCTCGTCGACGGCGAGCCCGAGCAACCCGGACTCGCCGACGTGCTGGACGTCGGGGACCGTGCCGGCCAGGCGGGTGGTGTCGCCGGTCAGCTCCAGGATGTCGCCGCTGTCTCGTTCGCTGATGAGGGCCGTGTCGCCGACGAACGCCACCGACCACGGCGCGGCCAGGCCGGTCGTGACGGCGGTGGGCGTTCCCGCCGGGGCCACCGCGGGCTGGGCGCCCGGTGCGGAGCCTGGCGTGGCCTCCTGAGCCGGCGCCTGCGCCGCGCCACAGCCGGCGAGTAGGAACGCCAGGGCGGCGGCGAGGGCGGGGGAGCGGTACGGGGGTGTGGGTGTCATGGTTCCTTGTCGCGTTTCGGGCGGCGTGTTCGCTATTCGACGACCTGCACCGTGACGTTCTCCCCTTCGAGTTGAGTGAGCTGGTCGAGGGATGCGTTGTAGGTGCCGATGTGCAGCGTCTGGTCGGAATAGTCGACGCCGGAGGTGTTGTAGTAGAACCCGAGGTTTCCCCACGGCGTGAAGTAGATGAGGTCGCCGTTCTCCGGATCCGATCCCGGGGAGCCCTC encodes:
- a CDS encoding sorbosone dehydrogenase family protein, which gives rise to MTPTPPYRSPALAAALAFLLAGCGAAQAPAQEATPGSAPGAQPAVAPAGTPTAVTTGLAAPWSVAFVGDTALISERDSGDILELTGDTTRLAGTVPDVQHVGESGLLGLAVDEQQRLYAYSTGPDGNRIQRFALSGAPGSFALGAPETILEGLPAASYHDGGRLAFGPDGMLYATVGDAGQRTSAQDLASLGGKILRMTPDGGVPADNPFPGSLVYSYGHRNPQGIAWDSTGRMFAAEFGQNTWDELNIVVPGGNFGWPQVEGIGGDDRYIDPVQQWSPAEASPSGITIVDDTIFIGNLRGQVLRAVPTADPATAVDHYPGEFGRIRAVMPSPDGDLWFLTSNTDGRGDAGDGDDRLLRVGLAN